A genomic window from Agreia sp. COWG includes:
- a CDS encoding YdeI/OmpD-associated family protein, giving the protein MRFLTAIVVDGNNTGIEVPDEVMSALGTARRYAVSVKVAGYSYRSSVAPYKGRNMISLSAAHRSAAGVSGGDTVEVEVELDTSPREVIVPAILAAALQAAPREKAAFDALSYTNRNRIATSVDSAKSDETRARRLEAALEELGKLGS; this is encoded by the coding sequence ATGAGATTCCTCACCGCGATCGTCGTTGATGGCAACAACACGGGTATTGAGGTGCCCGATGAGGTCATGTCCGCACTCGGAACGGCTAGAAGGTACGCCGTGTCGGTGAAGGTGGCCGGGTACAGCTACCGCAGCAGTGTTGCGCCATATAAGGGGCGCAATATGATCTCACTCAGCGCAGCACACCGCTCCGCCGCTGGTGTCTCCGGCGGCGACACCGTCGAGGTAGAGGTCGAGCTGGACACCTCGCCGCGTGAGGTGATCGTGCCCGCGATCCTTGCGGCGGCGCTGCAGGCGGCGCCTCGAGAGAAGGCCGCCTTCGATGCCCTGTCGTACACCAACCGTAACCGTATAGCCACGTCGGTGGACTCGGCCAAGTCGGATGAGACACGTGCGCGTCGGCTCGAGGCAGCGCTCGAAGAGCTCGGCAAGCTCGGTTCCTAG
- a CDS encoding RluA family pseudouridine synthase, which translates to MVENRSFPVPDGLDGTRVDAALAKMLGFSRTFAAEILDAGGVTVDGAAVGKSDRLRADSWLEVSWSLKDEVQIIPIDVPDLGVVFDDDDIVVIDKPVGVAAHPSVGWTGPTVLGALAGAGFRISTSGASERAGIVHRLDAGTSGLMVVAKSEDAYTWLKRAFHDREVDKIYHAVVQGHPDPLAGTIDAPIGRHPRSDWKFAVTAGGKASVTHYETLEAFPSASLLEVHLETGRTHQIRVHMAAQRHPCVGDSMYGADPTISARLGLTRQWLHAKRLGFIHPRTREYVSFESQYPADLQHALDVLRTD; encoded by the coding sequence GTGGTCGAGAACAGATCCTTTCCGGTGCCGGACGGCCTGGACGGGACTCGTGTCGACGCGGCCTTGGCGAAGATGCTGGGCTTCTCACGCACCTTCGCGGCGGAGATCCTCGACGCCGGGGGCGTGACCGTCGACGGTGCGGCCGTGGGCAAGTCCGACCGGTTGCGTGCCGATTCGTGGCTCGAGGTCTCCTGGTCTTTGAAAGACGAGGTCCAGATCATCCCCATCGATGTTCCCGACCTCGGCGTCGTGTTCGACGATGACGACATCGTCGTCATCGACAAGCCTGTCGGTGTCGCGGCACACCCGTCGGTGGGCTGGACAGGCCCCACGGTGCTCGGTGCACTCGCTGGCGCGGGTTTCCGTATCTCCACCAGCGGAGCCTCCGAGCGAGCCGGTATCGTTCATCGCCTCGATGCTGGAACGAGCGGCCTCATGGTCGTCGCCAAGAGCGAAGATGCTTACACGTGGCTGAAGCGTGCGTTTCACGACCGCGAGGTCGACAAGATCTACCACGCTGTCGTCCAGGGTCACCCAGACCCCCTCGCGGGCACGATCGATGCTCCCATCGGACGTCACCCTCGCTCGGACTGGAAGTTCGCCGTGACGGCCGGGGGCAAGGCCAGCGTCACGCACTACGAGACCCTCGAAGCATTCCCGTCCGCATCCCTTCTCGAGGTGCATCTGGAGACCGGACGCACCCACCAGATCCGTGTGCACATGGCCGCCCAGCGTCATCCGTGCGTCGGCGATTCGATGTATGGGGCCGACCCGACCATCTCTGCCAGACTGGGCCTGACGCGCCAATGGCTTCATGCCAAACGGCTTGGATTCATCCACCCCCGAACCCGCGAATACGTCTCCTTCGAATCGCAGTATCCTGCGGATCTGCAGCACGCGCTCGACGTCCTCCGAACAGACTGA
- a CDS encoding quinone-dependent dihydroorotate dehydrogenase, producing MYPLFFSLFLARLDPEKAHHLAFTVIRGLPKTGLGTLVRRFTASRDDHSVDTLGLEFSTPFGLAAGFDKDARGIRGLGQLGFGHVEVGTITARAQPGNEKPRLFRLIPDRAVINRMGFNNGGASEAAPRIMAAAANRRRPIIGVNIGKSRVVDVEDATADYVVSARALAPVADYLVVNVSSPNTPGLRGLQEIDTLRPLLEAVKSASGDTPLLVKIAPDLSNEEIERVARLVMQIGLDGIIATNTTLSREGLRTNRTIVDAAGAGGLSGAPLAGRSVEVLRIIRAVVPDNLCVISVGGVETASDVVDRLRAGATLVQGYTAFLYRGPLWARQINRGLDRLLRAA from the coding sequence ATGTATCCGCTCTTCTTCTCGCTGTTTCTGGCGCGCCTCGACCCCGAGAAGGCACACCACCTGGCCTTCACCGTCATCAGGGGGTTACCGAAGACGGGGCTGGGGACGCTCGTTCGGCGGTTTACCGCGTCGCGCGACGACCATTCGGTCGACACCCTCGGCTTGGAGTTTTCGACCCCCTTCGGTCTGGCCGCGGGCTTCGATAAGGACGCCCGGGGTATCCGAGGCCTTGGCCAGCTCGGGTTCGGGCACGTCGAGGTCGGAACGATCACGGCACGAGCTCAGCCGGGGAACGAAAAGCCTCGACTGTTCCGGCTCATCCCCGACCGCGCCGTCATCAACAGGATGGGCTTCAACAACGGCGGCGCCTCTGAAGCAGCACCGCGCATCATGGCCGCGGCGGCCAACCGGCGGCGGCCCATCATCGGCGTCAACATCGGCAAGAGCAGGGTCGTCGACGTCGAGGACGCCACAGCCGACTACGTCGTGAGCGCCAGGGCTCTGGCCCCCGTGGCGGACTATCTCGTGGTCAACGTCAGCTCCCCGAACACTCCGGGACTCAGGGGCCTGCAGGAGATCGACACTCTGCGGCCGCTTCTCGAGGCCGTCAAGTCGGCCTCCGGAGATACTCCTCTGCTCGTCAAGATCGCGCCCGATCTCTCCAATGAAGAGATAGAGCGTGTCGCGCGGCTGGTGATGCAGATCGGCCTCGACGGCATCATCGCGACGAATACGACCCTGTCGAGGGAGGGGCTTCGCACGAACCGCACCATCGTCGACGCCGCCGGGGCCGGTGGTCTCTCCGGGGCGCCGCTCGCCGGTCGTTCAGTCGAGGTTCTCCGCATCATCAGGGCCGTCGTTCCCGACAACCTCTGCGTCATATCGGTGGGCGGAGTCGAGACCGCTTCGGATGTCGTAGACCGGCTTCGAGCGGGGGCCACCCTGGTTCAGGGCTATACGGCATTTCTCTATCGCGGTCCGCTGTGGGCGCGACAGATCAACCGCGGGCTCGATCGTCTCCTCCGGGCGGCCTAG
- a CDS encoding YggT family protein, which yields MWGRFVLDLVQSFQRSWRPTGFILLVAEIAYTVTDPPIKFFRRLIPPLRLGPVAFDFGWSIVMLLVIIAMSVLNFVRYSA from the coding sequence ATGTGGGGAAGGTTCGTGCTCGATCTGGTTCAGAGTTTCCAAAGGTCTTGGCGGCCGACAGGTTTCATCCTGTTGGTGGCTGAGATCGCCTACACGGTGACAGACCCGCCCATCAAGTTCTTTCGACGTCTCATCCCCCCGCTGAGGCTGGGACCGGTGGCGTTCGATTTCGGCTGGAGCATTGTGATGCTGCTCGTGATCATCGCCATGTCCGTGCTCAACTTCGTGAGGTATTCGGCCTAG
- a CDS encoding flavin reductase family protein, whose protein sequence is MTALPAPESAEGSALQPQSPNDLVAFKQAFRRHAAGVAVVTALSPDGDPVGFTATSLSSLSAVPPMATFNMAKSASAWRAISETDYVAIHTLGARNRLVAEIMSGDHALRFVGDHWHAGPHGLAVLNDVTAWMVGRIIGRMPLHNNAVVAVQIEEGGLGADDEALLYHERAYRLLGGTA, encoded by the coding sequence GTGACCGCTCTGCCCGCTCCGGAATCGGCGGAGGGCTCAGCCCTTCAGCCCCAATCCCCCAATGATCTCGTCGCCTTCAAGCAGGCTTTCCGCCGGCATGCCGCAGGTGTCGCCGTCGTCACCGCTCTCTCGCCCGACGGCGATCCCGTCGGGTTCACGGCCACCTCCCTGTCGTCGCTGTCGGCAGTTCCCCCGATGGCCACCTTCAACATGGCGAAGTCCGCCAGCGCCTGGCGCGCGATCTCAGAGACGGACTACGTCGCCATCCATACGCTCGGAGCGCGCAACCGACTCGTGGCCGAGATCATGTCGGGCGATCACGCGTTACGGTTCGTGGGAGATCACTGGCATGCAGGCCCACATGGGCTTGCTGTACTGAATGACGTCACCGCGTGGATGGTCGGCCGGATCATCGGTCGGATGCCTCTGCACAACAATGCCGTCGTCGCCGTGCAGATCGAAGAAGGCGGCCTCGGCGCCGACGACGAGGCGCTGCTGTACCACGAACGCGCCTATCGCCTCCTCGGCGGCACAGCCTAG
- the hisD gene encoding histidinol dehydrogenase encodes MIQTIDLRGLQPNRSELASLVPRSQTDVSVAQASAQILVDDVRHRGEAAIREQALRFDGILPPHIRVPQHEIDAATAGLAPEVRAALESAIERVRQATAAQIPSPVSTTLDTGAIVEQRWQPVDRVGLYVPGGKAVYPSSVVMNVVPAQEAGVGSIALVSPPQSEFGGAVHPTILGAAGLLGVTEVYAMGGAGAVGALAYGVPSLGLDPVEVITGPGNVYVAAAKRIVRGSVGIDSEAGPTEILVIADASADASFVAADLVSQAEHDELAAAVLVTDSVQLAEEVRTHIDTAAASTRHAERVAVALAGVQSAVVLVDDMAAAARFSNAYGPEHLEIQTADPDAVLALVHSAGAIFMGAFSPVSLGDYLAGSNHVLPTGGQSRFSSGLGAYTFLRPQQVVRYDRGALSDVARRIHVLAESENLPAHSEAVAARFASDAR; translated from the coding sequence ATGATTCAGACGATCGACCTCCGAGGTCTCCAGCCTAACCGTTCCGAACTCGCCAGCCTCGTGCCGCGATCGCAGACCGACGTCTCGGTTGCGCAGGCGTCAGCCCAGATTCTGGTCGACGACGTGCGACACCGCGGAGAAGCGGCTATTCGAGAACAGGCGCTCCGTTTCGACGGTATTCTTCCGCCGCACATCCGCGTGCCTCAGCACGAGATCGACGCGGCGACGGCCGGCCTCGCCCCCGAGGTCCGTGCCGCCCTCGAGTCCGCGATCGAGCGAGTGAGGCAGGCGACTGCCGCACAGATCCCCTCGCCGGTCTCCACGACTCTGGACACGGGGGCGATCGTCGAGCAGCGCTGGCAGCCCGTCGACCGGGTGGGGCTCTACGTCCCCGGAGGCAAGGCCGTCTATCCCTCGAGCGTCGTGATGAACGTCGTCCCCGCGCAGGAGGCCGGGGTCGGCTCGATCGCCCTCGTCTCGCCGCCGCAGAGCGAATTCGGGGGAGCGGTTCACCCGACAATCTTGGGAGCGGCGGGCCTGCTCGGCGTCACCGAGGTCTACGCGATGGGTGGCGCCGGTGCCGTCGGTGCCCTGGCCTATGGGGTCCCGTCCCTCGGCCTCGACCCCGTCGAGGTCATCACCGGGCCTGGCAACGTCTATGTTGCCGCTGCGAAGCGCATCGTGCGGGGGAGTGTCGGAATCGACAGCGAAGCCGGACCGACCGAGATCCTCGTCATCGCCGACGCGTCGGCAGACGCCTCGTTCGTCGCCGCCGACCTGGTCAGCCAAGCGGAGCACGACGAGCTTGCGGCAGCCGTGCTGGTCACCGATTCGGTGCAGCTGGCCGAGGAGGTTCGCACCCACATCGACACCGCGGCCGCCTCGACTCGCCATGCCGAGCGCGTCGCTGTCGCCTTGGCGGGCGTGCAGTCGGCCGTCGTTCTGGTCGATGACATGGCCGCCGCCGCGAGATTCAGCAACGCGTACGGGCCTGAGCACCTCGAGATTCAGACCGCCGATCCGGATGCCGTGCTTGCGCTCGTGCACAGCGCCGGCGCGATCTTCATGGGCGCGTTCTCGCCCGTCAGCCTTGGTGACTACCTGGCCGGTTCGAACCACGTCCTCCCCACCGGCGGGCAGTCCCGGTTCTCATCTGGACTCGGCGCTTACACGTTCCTTCGCCCGCAGCAGGTCGTCCGCTACGACAGAGGTGCCCTGAGCGACGTCGCGCGGCGCATCCATGTTCTTGCAGAGTCGGAGAACCTGCCAGCCCACTCCGAGGCCGTCGCCGCCCGGTTCGCCTCAGACGCTCGATAG
- the dnaE gene encoding DNA polymerase III subunit alpha codes for MLDGAARVKPLIEAAVEQGMPAIAVTDHGNVFGAFDFWKTATDAGIKPIIGTEAYITPGTARGDKTRVKWGGPNSGRDDVSGSGAYTHMTLLSESTKGMHNLFRLSSRASIEGYYFKPRMDRELLSMYSSGLIATTGCPSGEIQTRLRLGQYDEARKAAADYRDIFGAENYFCEIMDHGLGIERQIMGDLIRLSKELNLPLVATNDLHYTHAHDATSHAALLCVQSGSTLSDPNRFKFDADEFYLKTAQEMRHLFRDHPEACDNTLLIAERCETAFNTSANYMPRFPVPEGETEDTWLVKEVETGLAARYPRGIPDDVRARAEYETGVILQMGFPGYFLVVADFINWSKKNGIRVGPGRGSGAGSMVAYAMNITDLDPIRHGLIFERFLNPDRVSMPDFDVDFDDRRRGEVIKYVTEKYGDERVAQIVTYGTIKAKQALKDSSRVLGFPFGMGDKLTKAMPPPIMGKDIPLSGIFDAKHPRYKEASDIRAVIESDPEARTVFDTALGIENLKRQWGVHAAGVIMSSEPLIDIIPIMKREQDGQIVTQFDYPAAEALGLIKMDFLGLRNLTIIDDALDNIESNRGHRPVLEDLELDDVASYELLARGDTLGVFQLDGGAMRSLLRLMKPDNFEDISAVLALYRPGPMGADSHTNYALRKNALQPITPIHPELEEPLFEVLGQTYGLIVYQEQVMSIAQKLAGFTLAQADLLRRAMGKKKKSELDKQFEGFSAGMQANGYSMAAVQTLWDILLPFSDYAFNKAHSAAYGVVSYWTAYLKAHYPAEYMAALLTSVGDSKDKMAIYLNECRRMNIKVLPPDVNESIGFFAAVGEDIRFGMGAVRNVGFNVVDGIRGAREEKGRFETFHDFLRKVPLPVANKRAVESLIKAGAFDSLGSTRRALMEIHEDAVESAVSDKRAEANGQVGFDFDSLWDEPQTESQVPERPEWTKRDKLAFEREMLGLYVSDHPLAGLEIPLAKHASTSITDLLASDHTQDGDQVTVAGLITSVQHRTARNSGNQYGMIQIEDFGGEVTAMFMGKSYQEFAPALTNDSIVVVRGRVSMRDDGLNLHAFSLFSPDLGAAGGTGPVEISLTEMRATTATVQALNDVLIRHSGDTEVRLKLVKGQTARIFEIPYPVRVSADLYGELKSLLGPNCLT; via the coding sequence ATGCTCGACGGTGCGGCTCGGGTGAAACCCCTGATCGAGGCGGCCGTCGAACAAGGAATGCCTGCCATCGCGGTGACCGACCACGGCAACGTCTTCGGCGCCTTCGACTTCTGGAAGACGGCGACCGATGCCGGGATCAAGCCGATCATCGGCACCGAGGCCTACATCACGCCGGGCACCGCCCGGGGCGACAAGACTCGGGTGAAGTGGGGAGGGCCGAACTCGGGCAGAGACGATGTCTCGGGTTCCGGTGCGTACACCCACATGACGCTGCTGTCCGAGTCCACCAAGGGCATGCACAACCTGTTCAGGCTGTCGTCGAGGGCGTCGATCGAGGGTTATTACTTCAAGCCGCGCATGGACCGTGAGCTGCTCAGCATGTACTCGTCAGGCCTCATCGCGACGACCGGATGCCCGAGTGGCGAGATCCAGACCCGCCTGCGCCTCGGGCAGTACGACGAGGCCCGCAAGGCCGCCGCCGACTACCGGGATATCTTCGGGGCAGAGAATTACTTCTGCGAGATCATGGACCACGGCCTCGGCATCGAACGACAGATCATGGGCGATCTCATCCGACTGTCGAAAGAGCTGAATCTGCCGCTCGTGGCAACCAACGACCTGCACTACACGCACGCTCACGACGCCACCAGCCATGCCGCGCTGCTCTGTGTGCAATCGGGGTCAACTCTCTCCGATCCCAACCGCTTCAAGTTCGATGCCGACGAGTTCTACCTCAAGACGGCACAAGAGATGCGACACCTGTTCCGCGATCACCCCGAGGCGTGCGACAACACGCTGCTGATCGCCGAACGTTGCGAAACGGCGTTCAATACGAGTGCGAACTACATGCCTCGGTTCCCTGTGCCCGAGGGCGAGACTGAAGATACCTGGCTTGTCAAAGAGGTCGAGACAGGACTGGCGGCGCGGTACCCCCGCGGAATTCCGGACGACGTTCGAGCACGCGCCGAGTACGAGACCGGCGTCATCCTGCAGATGGGCTTTCCCGGCTACTTCCTCGTCGTCGCCGACTTCATCAACTGGTCTAAGAAGAACGGTATCCGCGTCGGCCCTGGCCGCGGATCGGGAGCCGGCTCGATGGTGGCCTACGCGATGAATATCACCGACCTCGACCCCATCCGGCATGGCCTCATCTTCGAGCGCTTCCTCAACCCCGACCGCGTCTCTATGCCCGACTTCGACGTCGACTTCGACGACCGTCGCCGTGGTGAGGTCATCAAGTACGTCACGGAGAAATACGGCGACGAGCGCGTCGCCCAGATCGTCACCTACGGAACTATCAAGGCCAAGCAGGCGCTTAAAGACTCGTCCCGAGTGCTCGGTTTCCCCTTCGGCATGGGCGACAAGCTCACCAAGGCGATGCCCCCGCCCATCATGGGAAAAGACATCCCGTTGTCGGGAATCTTCGATGCGAAACACCCTCGATACAAAGAGGCGTCAGACATCCGCGCGGTCATCGAGTCCGATCCAGAGGCGCGCACCGTCTTCGACACGGCCCTCGGCATCGAGAATCTCAAGCGCCAGTGGGGTGTGCACGCCGCCGGCGTCATCATGTCGAGCGAGCCGCTGATCGACATCATCCCGATCATGAAGCGGGAGCAAGACGGCCAGATCGTCACGCAGTTCGACTACCCCGCAGCCGAAGCGCTCGGGCTCATCAAGATGGACTTCCTGGGGCTGCGAAACCTCACGATCATCGACGACGCGCTCGACAATATCGAATCGAACCGCGGACACCGCCCGGTGCTCGAAGACCTCGAGCTCGACGACGTCGCGTCGTACGAGTTGCTGGCGAGGGGCGACACCCTCGGTGTGTTCCAGCTCGACGGCGGCGCCATGCGTTCCCTGTTGAGGCTCATGAAGCCCGACAACTTCGAAGACATCTCGGCCGTTCTGGCCCTCTACCGGCCCGGCCCCATGGGAGCCGATTCGCACACGAACTACGCGCTACGCAAGAATGCCCTCCAGCCCATCACGCCGATCCACCCCGAGCTCGAGGAACCGCTGTTCGAGGTGCTCGGTCAGACCTACGGTCTGATTGTTTATCAGGAGCAGGTGATGTCGATCGCGCAGAAGCTCGCCGGCTTCACCCTCGCCCAGGCCGACCTGCTTCGTCGAGCCATGGGAAAGAAGAAGAAATCCGAGCTGGACAAGCAGTTCGAGGGCTTCTCAGCGGGCATGCAGGCCAACGGCTACTCGATGGCGGCAGTCCAGACGCTGTGGGACATCCTGCTTCCCTTTTCGGATTACGCCTTCAACAAGGCTCACTCGGCCGCCTACGGGGTCGTCTCGTACTGGACCGCGTACCTGAAGGCGCATTATCCAGCCGAGTACATGGCCGCCCTCCTCACGAGCGTGGGCGACTCCAAAGACAAGATGGCGATCTATCTGAACGAGTGCCGCCGCATGAATATCAAGGTCTTGCCGCCCGATGTGAACGAGTCCATTGGCTTCTTTGCGGCCGTCGGGGAGGACATTCGCTTCGGAATGGGTGCCGTGCGTAACGTCGGCTTCAACGTCGTCGACGGTATTCGGGGTGCCCGCGAAGAGAAGGGTCGCTTCGAGACGTTCCACGATTTCCTCCGCAAGGTTCCCCTGCCCGTCGCGAACAAGCGGGCGGTCGAATCGCTCATCAAGGCCGGCGCATTCGACTCGCTCGGCTCGACCCGCAGAGCGCTCATGGAGATCCACGAAGATGCGGTCGAGAGCGCGGTCAGCGACAAGCGGGCCGAGGCGAACGGGCAGGTGGGGTTCGACTTCGACAGTCTCTGGGATGAACCGCAGACCGAGAGCCAGGTCCCGGAGCGCCCGGAATGGACGAAGCGCGACAAGCTCGCCTTCGAGCGTGAGATGCTCGGCCTGTATGTATCCGATCACCCCCTCGCAGGGCTGGAGATTCCCCTCGCGAAGCATGCCTCCACCTCGATCACCGATCTGCTGGCCAGCGATCACACGCAAGACGGAGATCAGGTCACGGTGGCCGGGCTCATCACGAGCGTGCAGCACCGCACGGCTCGCAACAGCGGCAACCAGTACGGCATGATCCAGATCGAAGACTTCGGCGGTGAGGTCACCGCCATGTTCATGGGCAAGTCGTATCAGGAGTTCGCTCCCGCCCTCACGAACGACTCCATCGTCGTCGTGCGTGGGCGCGTCAGCATGCGTGACGACGGTCTCAACCTGCACGCGTTCAGCCTGTTCTCACCCGACCTCGGTGCGGCCGGGGGCACTGGCCCGGTCGAGATCTCCCTCACCGAGATGCGCGCTACGACAGCTACGGTCCAGGCGCTCAACGACGTACTCATTCGACACTCCGGCGACACCGAGGTGCGATTGAAGCTCGTCAAGGGCCAGACCGCGCGCATCTTCGAGATTCCGTACCCGGTGAGGGTCTCGGCCGATCTCTACGGAGAGCTCAAGTCGCTGCTCGGTCCGAACTGTCTCACCTAG
- a CDS encoding DivIVA domain-containing protein, translating to MALTPEDVVNKRFAQTKFREGYDQDEVDDFLDEVVVELRRLTQENEELRAQLSSGGSLPAASSDAAAVAEPVKDEPVEDAVVPVAAAPAPVAAAPSSDDDAVSTTNLLQLARRLHDEHVKEGADKRDALIAEGHATAARIVAEAETKQRNDLARLNQEKAGIEHRIDELRTFEKDYRVKLKSYIESQLRELDSSGTEGGNNSAAPSYTGFGA from the coding sequence ATGGCGTTAACTCCAGAAGACGTTGTTAACAAGCGCTTCGCGCAGACCAAGTTCCGTGAGGGCTACGACCAGGATGAGGTCGACGACTTCCTGGACGAGGTCGTCGTGGAACTCCGTCGCCTGACCCAGGAGAACGAGGAGCTTCGCGCCCAGCTCTCCTCCGGTGGATCGCTCCCCGCAGCCAGCTCCGATGCCGCTGCTGTCGCAGAGCCGGTGAAGGACGAGCCGGTCGAAGACGCGGTTGTCCCGGTCGCCGCGGCACCCGCTCCCGTCGCTGCCGCTCCTAGCTCCGACGACGACGCCGTGTCTACCACCAACCTCCTGCAGCTGGCCCGTCGTCTCCACGACGAGCACGTCAAAGAAGGCGCGGACAAGCGCGATGCTCTCATCGCCGAGGGTCACGCCACGGCGGCGCGCATCGTTGCCGAAGCCGAGACGAAGCAGCGCAACGATCTTGCCCGCCTCAACCAGGAGAAGGCCGGAATCGAGCACCGCATCGACGAGCTCCGCACGTTCGAGAAGGACTACCGCGTCAAGCTGAAGAGCTACATCGAGAGCCAGCTGCGCGAACTCGACTCGTCGGGCACCGAGGGCGGCAACAACTCCGCCGCACCGAGCTACACCGGCTTTGGAGCCTAG
- a CDS encoding cell division protein SepF yields the protein MANPLRKTMVYLGLADEELEYETPAPGPVAPVPAPQSHSAQTHAAPAATRAPVTPLRKTHIQKNVAPTEMNEILTVHPKQYKDAQVIAENFREGIPVIINLSQMTDADARRLIDFAGGLSQGLYGKIERVTSKVFLLSPSHVSVSGDTSTDTRAESSFFVQS from the coding sequence ATGGCCAACCCGCTTCGCAAGACGATGGTGTACCTGGGTCTGGCGGACGAAGAGCTGGAGTACGAAACTCCTGCCCCCGGTCCCGTCGCCCCGGTCCCCGCCCCCCAATCCCATTCAGCGCAGACGCATGCAGCACCCGCCGCCACCCGTGCCCCGGTCACGCCGCTGCGTAAAACGCACATCCAGAAGAATGTGGCTCCCACCGAAATGAACGAGATCCTCACCGTCCACCCGAAGCAGTACAAGGACGCCCAGGTCATCGCAGAGAACTTCCGCGAGGGCATCCCTGTGATCATCAACCTGTCTCAGATGACAGACGCCGACGCGCGTCGTCTCATCGACTTCGCAGGCGGCCTGTCACAGGGCCTCTATGGCAAGATCGAGCGAGTGACCAGCAAAGTCTTCCTGTTGTCTCCGTCGCACGTATCGGTGTCCGGTGACACCAGCACGGACACTCGTGCGGAGTCTTCCTTCTTCGTCCAGTCATAA
- the lspA gene encoding signal peptidase II, translating to MLDQGSKYLVVTTLKPGEVVPVVGGLLQFQFVKNPGAAFSIGNAYTWIFSILASLVTLFIVWFARRIRSLGWAIVFGLLLGGVLGNLTDRLFREPGFGVGHVVDFLRIPLLPAIFNVADTAIVISMGLFLILTLRGIGLDGSKPDKTNADSSERAEPQPINGESS from the coding sequence ATCCTCGATCAAGGTTCGAAGTATCTTGTTGTCACCACGTTGAAACCTGGAGAGGTCGTCCCTGTTGTGGGCGGCCTCCTCCAGTTTCAGTTCGTGAAAAACCCCGGTGCTGCGTTCTCTATAGGAAACGCCTACACCTGGATCTTCTCGATCCTCGCGTCGCTCGTGACGCTGTTCATCGTGTGGTTCGCCCGACGTATTCGCTCGTTGGGCTGGGCGATCGTGTTCGGTCTCCTCCTTGGGGGAGTGTTGGGCAACCTCACGGATCGTCTCTTCCGCGAACCGGGCTTCGGGGTCGGCCACGTGGTGGACTTCCTCCGCATCCCGCTGCTGCCGGCCATATTCAACGTCGCCGACACCGCCATCGTGATCAGCATGGGACTCTTCCTTATTCTGACGCTCAGAGGAATAGGGCTCGACGGCTCGAAGCCAGACAAGACCAATGCGGATTCGAGCGAACGCGCCGAGCCGCAGCCGATCAACGGCGAGTCGTCGTAG
- the nrdR gene encoding transcriptional regulator NrdR: MFCPYCRYPDSRVVDSRTTDDGTAIRRRRQCPECGRRFSTTETASLSVIKRSGVVEPFSREKIVTGVRKACQGRPVTDSDLAVLAQRVEETVRLSGAAQIEANDIGLAILLPLRELDEVAYLRFASVYQGFDSLDDFEAAITLLRVEHESARADQSSASSID; the protein is encoded by the coding sequence ATGTTCTGCCCCTACTGCCGCTACCCGGACTCCCGCGTCGTCGACTCCCGCACGACGGACGACGGCACCGCGATTCGTCGTCGTCGGCAGTGCCCGGAATGCGGGCGGCGATTCAGCACGACCGAGACAGCGAGTCTCAGCGTCATCAAACGCAGCGGGGTGGTCGAGCCGTTCAGTCGAGAGAAGATCGTCACGGGTGTGCGCAAGGCTTGTCAGGGTCGGCCCGTGACCGATTCCGACCTCGCGGTGCTTGCGCAGCGGGTCGAAGAGACGGTCCGGCTGAGCGGCGCCGCACAGATCGAGGCGAACGACATCGGACTGGCGATTCTGCTGCCGCTGCGCGAACTCGATGAGGTCGCTTATCTGCGCTTCGCCAGCGTTTACCAGGGGTTCGACTCCCTCGACGACTTCGAGGCTGCGATCACGTTGCTCCGCGTCGAACACGAGTCAGCGCGGGCCGACCAGTCCTCGGCGTCGAGCATCGACTGA